The following coding sequences are from one Rutidosis leptorrhynchoides isolate AG116_Rl617_1_P2 chromosome 11, CSIRO_AGI_Rlap_v1, whole genome shotgun sequence window:
- the LOC139874629 gene encoding uncharacterized protein translates to MAKKGDVEQASTAFLKKECDGILKKCNLPSKMGDPRPFLIPCNVNGSEMLTYLADSGASINFMPYFVYKWLGLGDLSPTTMGVKLIDQLINSCMGIAEDLIVKVGDMEFPIDFVIVDIKEDPVVPLVLRRLFLATAGSFFDFKTGKLTL, encoded by the coding sequence atGGCCAAAAAGGGAGATGTTGAACAAGCATCCACTGCTTTCTTGAAAAAGGAGTGTGATGGAATTTTAAAGAAATGTAACCTACCATCAAAAATGGGTGATCCCAGACCTTTCCTTATCCCATGCAATGTAAACGGTTCGGAGATGCTCACATATTTAGCCGATTCGGGAGCAAGTATCAACTTCATGCCCTATTTCGTTTACAAATGGCTAGGCCTAGGTGATCTTTCACCAACTACAATGGGGGTCAAATTAATTGATCAATTAATTAACTCATGTATGGGGATCGCCGAAGACTTAATTGTTAAGGTGGGGGACATGGAATTTCCCATTGACTTTGTTATTGTTGATATAAAGGAAGACCCGGTTGTACCCCTTGTTTTGAGAAGGCTATTTTTGGCAACCGCGGGTTCTTTCTTTGACTTTAAGACCGGGAAATTGACTCTTTGA